GCAGCTGTCGCGTGGGCAGACGACCGCAGAGTTCGACGCCGCGCTGGCCCGGATGTCGGTTGGAGAGGTCGGTCTGATTGAGACACGCTTTGGTATCCATGTCGTGCGCCTCGACCGACGGGCCCTCGGACAAGTCCTGCCGTTCGACATGGCAAGGGCGCGCATTTCGCAATATCTCACCGAGCGTGTGCGGCATCAGGCGCTCGCGCAATATGTAGCCAATCTGGCAGACCGCGCGGAGATCGTTGGCGTGACGTTGCCGGCGCCGCAATCGGTACTGCCGCAGTAGGGGGGCGATCATGCTGCTCGGGGATCTCATTCACGATCTCAGTGACGACGCGAAGTCGAGTGCGGTGTTGCAGGGGTGCGGCGACCTCACGCTCCTGGTGCGCATCAGCTCTGTCGCGGATCGCCTCGGCGAGGATGTCGGTGAGTATGCGTCGGCTGCTGTCCGGCGCTTTGCAAATCTCGCAGAGAATGAGGATTGGCTCGGGTTGATGAGCGCTATCGACCGCGCCGCCGACCCCGCGATCGTCTGTCTGACGTCCATGATCAAGTGGTCGCTGCAGAGGGATGAAATCGAGCTCTCCTAGAACGGATCCACCGCAGGCTATCCGTGCTGGAGGGGCGGGTCAAAAATGTCGAAGCGTCAAATTGATGTTGGGATTCGCATGCACGATGTGATGGTAGAGAAAGTCGGCGTTGCGGCCGCGCCGCTCGTGGCGCTCGTATACGACGACGGGAAATATCCCTACGAGACGTTCGATCACCTCGTGGATCACTCGCGTCGAGCGCGATTGAAGGTCGCCGGCGCACTGCAGCGAAGGCTGTTCCTCGACGAAAATCGCAGGTGCGACGTCCTGCTCGAGGAGATCGACACGGCAAATCAAACCCCGATCTTCGAGGATCGTGGATCGGGAGCGAGAGGTTGCCGGCTGGATGAATCGGCGCTTGCAGAGGTGACAGTTCGGGTCCTCGCCAGCTTGGATGCGCGTCCAAACATCCTGGTGTTGAACAAATTTGGTAAGGCAGAGTGCGGGGGAGGCGGAACGCTTGATCTGATCGCCCGCGCGTTGGACCTTGCGATACCGACGATTGTCGGCGTGCCGCGCAGCAATATCGATGCCTGGAGAGGTTTCGCCGGAGATATGGGGGTTGAGCTCGAAGCCCGCGGAGACGTGGAGCGGTGGCTGGAAAGTGTTCGGCAGGATCGAACCATAGACTCAGCCAGCCAGCTGCGCTGATTGCGATTGCGAGCAATCGAGGGGTCGGGGACACAGAACTGCCAAGCCAGACCGTCGAAGATGTCTGCCGGCTGACATGGATGTTCCTCGACGAGACAGGAAACCCGCCGGTCGATCTGGAGTGGTCATCACGACGCTGATGACACGGAATGTTGCGCTCCGACAAAGAATGGCCGGTCGCGCCGGTTTAGCATCTTTCCGATCGCCGGGGATTGTATGGCGCAAGCTCATTGTTCGCGCCCCCTTGGCTGCGTTCCTCCGGGCGCCACGGCAACTGCCGAATGGCGCATCGTCGTGGCGAGTGCTGCGTCCGCGATCAACAACTGGAGCCGCTCATGATTGGGGCGAAGATCTCGCGCTGGACGATGAGCTATTTCGCGGCAGCGCTGGGGTGGCTGCTCGTTGCCTTGGCAATGCTGGTCGGCGGACTCGGTTACCCCGCCGCAGAGCTCGGCGCTCCCGATACGCTTGTCGTTGTGCATGCGGTCTGTATCGGTTGGCTCAGTCTCTCGGTATGCGGCGCCTTGTTCCAGTTCGTTCCCGTTCTCGTCGCAAGGCCGCTCCCCTTCGACAAATGGGCCTTGCCGGCCTTGTTCCTCATCAACGTCGGTCTGGTCTGCTTGATATTGGGCTTCCTCTCACTGGCCGGACGAATTGCTCCAGCCGTTTGGCTTCTGCCGGCCGGCAGCGTGGTGCTCGGCGCGGGTCTGGCGATGGTCGCGCTCGATCTGGGCCTGACTCTCGTCAGCCAGCCGAAGGGATCTGCTCTCTTTGTCATCGCCGGACTTGGCGCGTTATGCGCAACTGTCGCGCTCGGCGTCGCGTTCGCGTTTGCTCTCGCCGGATCGGCGGGCGCCTACGGCGACGCGCTCCTGGCCGCGGCGATTCCGATCCATGCGATTGCCGGGCTGGGAGGCTGGCTGACCCTGACCGCCATGGGGGTGAGCTATCGCCTGCTGGCCATGTTCATGCTCTCGGCGGACCTCGGCGAGCGACAGAGCACATCCGCGCTGAAATTTGGTGCGCTCGCGCTATCGGTCGCTGTCGTGGGCGGATTGTTCGCGATCGGCCTCGAGGCCGGGCTCGGAGCCGTGCTCATCGTCGCCGCCGTTCTTGGGGTGATCTCGCTTGCGCTCTATGGACGGGACATCGCGACGATCTATCGCTCGCGCAAACGGCGCCAGCTCGAGTTGAACATGCGGATGGCAACCGTGTCTTTCGCCAACCTGGCGGCGACGGTGACGCTCGGCACCGTCATCATCGTCAGCGGAAAGGTCGGCGTTCATGTCGGCGCGTTCGCGTTCTTGGCCGTGTTCGGCTGGCTGTCTGGTCTCATATTCGCGAAGCTCTACAAGATTGTCGCCTTTCTGACCTGGCTCGAAACCTACGGTCCCGTGATGGGGCGCGCCCCGACGCCACGGGTTCAGGACCTGGCGGTGGAACGTCGGTCCGAGAAGTGGTTCATCATCTATTTTCTAGGCGTCTGGGCGGCGACCATCATGTTGATGATGGGCGAGGGCCAGGCGTTTCGCGGCGCCGCGGCGGTCATGGCCGTGGGCAGTATTGGAATCATACACGAGCTTGTGCGAGTCCGACGTCTTTCCGACGTTGCGGGCTCCCGTAGGCTTCCGGCCGGAGCCATCGCGCCAAGCCTGTTGTTCGCCAGAAACTAGGAGGAGAGCCATGACCGCGTACATTGACGTCGACGTCCGACCGATTCTCAGGGCCGGAGGCGAACCGTTCTCCATCATCATGGACGCGGTCGACCGGCTGGCGCCAGGCCAGGGTGTGCGGCTGATCGCGAGCTTCAGGCCGGTTCCGCTGCTCTCCGTCATGGCAAGAAAGGGCTTCGCCCACACCGATCGACCGCTCGACGATGGCGATTGGGAAGTGCTGTTTTCGCCGCTGGCTGCCGAGGACGCCGGTCAGGAAGACGCTGGTGCCGGCCTCGCCTTCGAGCAATGGCCAGATCCCGTAGTCACGCTCGACAACCGAGAGCTCGACCCACCCGAGCCGATGGTGCGCATCCTCGCGGCTGCGGAGGAGCTGGGCCCTGGAGAGACCTTGTCGGCACTTCTGGGCCGCGAGCCGGTCTTCCTGTTCCCTGAACTTGAGAAGCGCGGCTTTCGCTGGCTCGGCGGGTTTACGCCGGATGGATCGACCTACGAACTGTCGGTGAGGGCTCCGCTATGA
This region of Bradyrhizobium sp. SZCCHNS1050 genomic DNA includes:
- a CDS encoding DUF2478 domain-containing protein; protein product: MSKRQIDVGIRMHDVMVEKVGVAAAPLVALVYDDGKYPYETFDHLVDHSRRARLKVAGALQRRLFLDENRRCDVLLEEIDTANQTPIFEDRGSGARGCRLDESALAEVTVRVLASLDARPNILVLNKFGKAECGGGGTLDLIARALDLAIPTIVGVPRSNIDAWRGFAGDMGVELEARGDVERWLESVRQDRTIDSASQLR
- a CDS encoding DUF2249 domain-containing protein translates to MTAYIDVDVRPILRAGGEPFSIIMDAVDRLAPGQGVRLIASFRPVPLLSVMARKGFAHTDRPLDDGDWEVLFSPLAAEDAGQEDAGAGLAFEQWPDPVVTLDNRELDPPEPMVRILAAAEELGPGETLSALLGREPVFLFPELEKRGFRWLGGFTPDGSTYELSVRAPL